In Alteromonas macleodii, the sequence ACGCCATGGCTGCCGGAATAAAACGGCGTGGCAAGTTGGCATCTTTAAACAAGCTTACCGCCATTGGATAGACGGAAAACGCCACAACGAACACGCTGACACCGCCGTAGGTCAAAATAGCGCAAGCTAGCACAACAGCTAACACAGCGCGCTTATAACCAATTTTGGTAATGATCCAGCGAGAAACAGCGTCTGCAGCCCCAGTGTCTTCCATGAATTTACCGAATAATGCGCCAAGTAAAAACATAAAAAACCAAGAAGCAATGAAGCCTGAGAAACCGCTCATATAGGTTTGAACAAAATTCACGTCACCAGTAAAAACGCCGATATTATTGGTGATGGCAACTACAAGCGCACACAAAGGTGCAGCAATAAAGAGGTTCATCCCGCGTATTGTCAAAACAATAAGCAACAACAGACCGCCTACTAAGCCAATCATACTTAACATAGTTAATATTCCTTAAAAAATCTGTGACCGCAGATGATCCGAAACAGTTAAGTCGATTAAAGACTTGCCCACACACTAAAACCACAAAGTGTATGCAAATCAGATAAAAAGCATTCATAACAGACCTAGAGTTTGACGTTACTTTTATCAAAATCCCATAGTACGATGGTACTACATACTATTAACAATTAATTAACTAAAGTGGTTTTGACCGTAGGCAATACATCCGACAGTGACGTAAGCCTATTGATCTTTGAAGTTTTGAAGTACAGCGAAGACCAACAGGCCCTAGAACTTAGAATAACAAGGACTCACTATGTCTAAATCAACACACATTAATAGTTTGGTATTACCTTACCAACCTTATTCAGCCGCAGTTAAAACAGAACAAGGCGAAAGAGCTTCAGTAAAACGCCCTATGCATAGCTTATGTGCCCTTGCGGTGGCTAGCGTATTGAGTACAGCGCCAGTATTCGCTCAGGATGAACAGGCCAATGCTGACGCACAAGAGCAAAAAGGAAAGCTAGAACGCATTGAAGTAACAGCACGAAGAACTGTCGAGTCGCTTCAGGAAACGCCCGTTGCTATTACATCTGTTGGCGCTGCTGAGCTAGGCGAAAAAGGGATTAGTGTACTTACCGAAGTACAGCAATTTTCACCGAATACAACGTTGCAAACCAGTCGTGGAACTAACTCAACCTTAACGGCATTTATTCGCGGACTTGGCCAGCAAGACCCGCTTTGGGGCTATGAACCAGGCGTAGGTATTTATGTGGATGATGTCTATATTGCTCGCCCACAAGGAGCCGTACTTGATTTGCTAGACGTACAGCGCATTGAAGTGTTGCGGGGACCACAGGGAACGCTTTACGGAAAGAACACTATTGGTGGGGCGGTTAAATACGTCACTAAGGAAATGACTGGCGATACGCAAATGAACGTTGAGGCGACCGTAGGTAGCTATAGCCAGCGAGATATCAAAATTACCGGTCAAATTCCACTTATTGAAGACACCATATACCTTGGCGTGGGTTATGCCAATTTAAACCGCGACGGCTTCGGCGAGTACCTAGTAAGCGCGTTGCCTAACCAAGACAAAGAAAACTATAACAAAGATCTTTGGGCAGCCCGCGTGACACTTGAAGTTCACCCAAGTGAAGATTTGTTTTTCCGTATTGGCTGGGATAAAACCGAAGATACATCAAATGCTAAGGGCGGCTATCGTTTAATTCCCAGTATTTTGACGGATGCGCCCGTACCTGATTCGGTTTACGATTCTTACACCAGCTTACCTACCTGGAATAAAGTCGAGCTAGAAGGCTATAACTGGTTGGCAAGATACCAAGTGAATGATGATTTAGAGCTTAAATATATTGGTTCGCACAGAGAGAGTTATTCACCTACCAACATTGATTTCGATAATACACCGTTGCCTATTTTCGATGTACCGGCAGAGTATGACGACAGTAACGATACTCACGAGATTCAAGCTAATTATATCGGAAACGCGTTTAGCCTAGTGTCAGGGCTTTATTTTTACGATGGTGAAAGCTGCGGCAACTTTGATGCTATTTTAGGTGTACTTGGGCAGTCGCTGGGCGCACCAGGCCTGACTCGCGAGGTGACAGGCTGCAATAACTCAGAGAGTTGGGCCGCTTATGCGCAAATGAACTACGACGTTACCGATAAACTATCGCTTTCCCTTGGTGCCCGTTACACCGACGAAGAGAAGACGGCTTATGTAAACAACGGTTTGGTCTTCGCTAATGTTTATCCTTACACCGACTGGATAGACGGCTATGTGCGCCCTGACGGACAGTTAGTGCCTCAAGTACTTGGGACAGACACTGATGGTGATGATGTGTTAGATGCCCCAGCGGTAGAAAGTTGGTCTCGCTTTACCCCGCGAGTGGGTGTGGAATATCAAATGAACCGCGATACCATGTTCTTCGCTAGCTATTCACAAGGCTTCAAATCAGGCACCTTTAACCCTCGAGCTCAAACTAATGAGCCTGGTGTTGAGCCTGAAGTTGTAGATAGCTTCGAAGTGGGTGTAAAAAGCGATTTAAGCGACGCGCTTCGTATGAATGTCACTTTGTTTTCATATGATCACAAAGATCGTCAATACATTGGTGTAGAGGGTGATTTATCTGACCCTACCGCACTTGATCAGCGTCTGCGCAACGCAGCAGAAACTGCCGCAAAAGGTGCAGAGTTAGAAATGACGTGGGTAGCAACCGATAACCTGCAATTTGATGTTGCTTATGGCTTTATTGACTTTGAAATTAAGAAAAACAATGCTATTCCTCCATTGATTGGCTTAGCGAGTACACCTGAGAATACCTTTAATTTTAATGCTAACTACTTGCTAGAGACGAGCTTTGGGGATATTACCTTCAATGCCAACTACTACTATCGTGATGATTACCTTATTTTTGAAACCAGCGATCTTATTAAACAAGATGCTTATGGTATGGTGAATTTAAGCGCGCGCTGGGAAAGCGTTGAAGGCGACTGGTATGCCGGGTTACACGTGAAAAACTTAACCGATGAAGAATATCTGGTTGGCGGATATGACTTTGTCACACAAGACAGTGAGGGTAACTTTGGGCCAGGTCTTGGTGGCGATACAACACTTATCGGTTATTACGGTGACCCGCGTACTGTTCACCTTACGGTGGGTTATCGATTCTAAACAGTATAGCTTAGATAAAATAAACGCTGTTCATCACGCCTAAGCTTTTATGCTTAGGCGTACTCAATTTTGATCTAGTCTTTTCAAAGAGAACGTTGGCCAGTACGTGTGTTTTGTGAATAGTTCCATTAACAACATTAACCTTTATTAGCCGACGTGATATGATTATTATTAACAAGGCAGTTACAAGTTGATAGCATTATGTCCGTGAAAATTTTGATTGCTGATGATCATCCGCTTTTTAGGGCCGCTATGTGTCACGCGCTAAAAAGTGTAGAGCACATTGAGCTTGTAGAAACCTCGACCTTCCCCGATACCCTTGCTTGTCTCAAATCAAATGACGACATAGACCTGCTTTTTTTAGATCTCACCATGCCAGGTAATGAAGGATTAAATGGCTTGGCTGAAGTGCATGCGTTATACCCTGATGTACTTGTAGTCGTCATTACCGCACAAGAAGAAGCAGACGTCATGGCAAAATCGTTTGCACTAGGTGCTAGTGGCTTCATACCCAAATCGGCCTCGGTTGAATGTATTATTGATGCGGTATATACGGTACTTGATGGGGAAACTTGGATACCGCCTTCAGTTCAAATGCCCACAGTGCCGTCACAAAATTCAGCTGCCTCTAACACAGATAGCGTATCAGACCCCAATGACTTTACGGTTAGATTAAAACAACTTACCCCCCACCAACTAAAAGTGCTACGAATGGTATCAGATGGCTTGCTTAATAAGCAGATTGCTTACGAACTCGCTATTTCAGAATCTACCGTTAAACAACATGTCTCGGCGGTGTTAAGAAAACTTGGCGTTATCAATAGAACCAAGGCTGGCATAGCGTTTAAAAATGCAATGCACTTGAGCTAGTAAAAGCTTATATGTTGTTTGGGCTGCTTTTGGCCCCCTAGCATCGAACTGCATCTAAAATTGTGCTAGCGTAAAGGACTAGGAGTAACAATGCTAAAACAAAAGGAATATTGATGAAGCGCTTTTCACTTTTTATTTTTCTTCTACTTTCTTCTTGCCAGGTTTTTGGAGCAGCCACACAGTGGGTTGATTTCACATTAGATAACGGTCATGTATTTCTTCCCGTTACAATTGACGGCATTGAATCGCGGGTAATGCTGGATTCAGGCGCCCAGATAAATAGTATCAACCGCGCCTTTGTAAGAAAGCATGATTTAGCGTTCGATAAAGGCAGACCAGTAAACGTGAAGGGGGTTTATGGCGTTGAAAAAAGAAAAGCCTATAACAATGTGGACGTTAAAATTTTTGGAACCACATTTAAGTTAGATTCGCTGGTTGAAACCAACCTTGGTCATCATTCTAACGGTATGTTACTAGGAGCAGGTTTTTTCAACAGTTTTGTTGTTCAATTAGACTACCCGCACAGAAAAATTCGCCTTGTAACGCGAGACTCGGTCAATATGAAGGAGGTGGCTAACGTACCGGCTACTACTCAGCAAGGCACGGGTATGCCCATTGCACAAGTTGAAATTAACGGCGTACCGCTATGGCTTCGTATAGATACTGGTAATGCTGGCACAATATTAATTAACCGCCGCGCTGCATCTAAAGCAGACTTGCTAGAGAAAGTGGAGGGCACAAGTACCTCATTTGGGGCCAATAGTTCAGGCGTAAACGAGTTCGCCACTTCAGACATGGTAAAGTTTGGACCGTTTGAAATTAGCAACGTTAAAGTAAGCTTCCCTGCAGAAGGGCAAACCACTAACTTAGAAAGTCAGTACAAAAGAACCGGCAGCCGTATAGGTGGGAAACGCGTGGTAGGACTTATTGGTTACGACTTGCTTAAAGACTTTGTTGTTACGTTGGATTATCGCTACGGTCGGCTCCATATTAATGTACCTCAATAGCGAGGTTTACGCATTTGGCTACGCAATAAAAGCAAAATCAATAAGTCATTTATCAACTTATTTTTTTGAAGTAGTTATTGAAGAAGTCAAAATTAGCCTAAGCGCTTTGCATTGTAATTTCTCGGACTATCGGAGTCTTCATGTCGGTGAGAGAGTGACTGTTTAAGCAGTCGCTTTAGCGCCGCTGGCTTTAAGGGCTTAGGTAGGTAGCTAAATTGTAATGCTGCCGCTTCTTCTCTTATTTCGTTGCTTCTATTAGCGGTGACCAATACTTTCAGCGCGAAACTCACGTTTTCTTCAGATAATATCGCCGCTACATCAAAACCGCTTTCTCCATAGTTTAAATGGTAGTCAGCAATTAGTACGTCAAAGTGCTGGTGAGAAACATTAGAGGCTTCGGCGCCACTGGTTATTAGGGTTGTATTTGCACCCCAATCGGCAAGGAGTGCACACATTGCATCCGCCACTTGCTCATCGTTCTCGACAAGTAGAAAATGCGTGTTTTCCAAAAACAATTCTTTGCTATAGCGCTTTGTTTCCAGCGCTTGTTTTGAATTACCACTAGCGTGAGCTGTGCGGGTTACTGTAACACTAAAACAGCTACCTTTGCCGGGCAATGAGGTTAGCCCTACTTGATGGCCGAGTAATCGGCAAATCTTCTCTACAATAGTTAAGCCTAATCCAATCCCTTCATTTTTGTTGTTGTCCAGCTGGTGGAACTCACTAAAAATTTCATGCTGTTGGTGTGCGGCAATACCTAAACCGGTATCGTAAACACAAAGCCTTATTGCCTTTTCGGAATTTGCTGTTTGTATGCGCCTAACGCCCACTAAAATACTGCCCTTAGGTGTGTAACGAACCGCGTTGGACAATAAGTTTTGCAGCACACGACGCAGCAAGTTTTTATCTGAATACACCATGACACTTGTTTTTACATACCTCAGCGTAACCCCTTTTTGCTTTGCGATAACACTGAACTCTTGTACCAGCGACGACAGAATTTCATCAATCGGAAATACAGCGTTTTGAGGTGTAAGTACGCCAGCATCTAATCTTGTCATATCCAGCAACATAGAAAGTAGGCTCTGAGCGTTATCTAGTGAGTTAACCACACCCTCAGACAGTGCGGCCAGTTCGCTGCCTTGTGTTCTTTTACTTAGCATACTGGCAAATAATGTGGCGGCGTTAAAAGGCTGCATCAGATCATGACCTGCGGCTGCCAAAAACTTAGTCTTGCTTTCATTGGCCTTATCAGCCTGAAGTTTTGCTTCTTCTAATTCTGCGGTGCGTTGAACAACCCTTGCCTCTAAATCCTCCTTTGCACTTTCTAACTCTTTTTGAATTGCTATGTATTGTGTAATGTCGCTATAAGTCGTTACATAGCCGCCGCCAGGAAGGGGCGCACCGTTAAGCTCTATAACTTTTCCATCAGGCTGTTTGCGAATATGCTTATGGCGCGTACCTTCAAGCATGTAGCTCACTCGTTTATCAATTGAGGAGGGGCTAAACAAACCTCGCTTTGCGTTGTAACTCAGTATGTCGGTAATTGGCATACCTGCTTTCAAAAAGCCTTTTGGGTAAGCAAAAAGCTCTACGTATCTGTCATTCCATGCCAGTAACTGCAATTTGTCATCAAGAACACTAATGCCCTGTTCGATATTTTGTACCGAAGATTGAAGTACCTCGTGATTGAACTGAAAAGACTGAGAGGCTTCTTCTACCCAGTCGACTAATTCCGGTAGGGTATCACTGCCTGTATCTGCTATCGCGCCTAATAATATTCGAGCGCTCGGTGCTCCCACCTGAGCTGCGAGCAATTTATTGACTCTGTTGATAAGTGCTTGGCTGGCATAACCACTGCTGGAAGCACGCTCAACATCAATCGTGAGTTGCGTTACAAGCTGGGAATGAGTGGAGCTCTCGAGTACCCGTTCGGTAAGCGCTATTAAGTCACGCACCTTGACGAGTAAATTGGGCGCCGAATTATTTTGCAGTGTGGCATCGGTTTGGTTTGACTCGTGCTGCGAAGAAATGAACGCGACAACAACAAATGTCATGCAGTTAGCCAATAACGAAAAAGCAAACCCCAGCCCTAGCACTTGGTCGGTTGGAGCAGGATTAAAATAGTAGCTAGAAAGCAGGCTAGGGTAGAGTAGAAATATCGCCCAGCACGTAGAGCCCACTAGCAAAGCGGATATAGCGGCGGCTTTACTGCTACGCCGCCAATAGATTCCGAACATCAACACGGGCATGCACTGTGCTAACAGCGCAATGGCAATTACGCCACTTTTAACTAAGGGCGCGGCCTGACTTATATTAAGGTGGTACCAGAGTGCAATGCTTAAAACGACTACTACAGTAATACGGCGTATAGACAGTATTTTGTTTGACTGCATTGAACGATTGGGCGAAGTCTTAAGCTGCGCTTTAAGCCACAGCGGTGTTACAACATTGTTTGATATCATTATGCCCAAGGCTAGCGTTGCAACAATTACCATACTTGTGGTGGCTGAAAGACCGCCTATAAAAGCAAAGGATGACAGGGCAATATTTTCAGCATGTAGAGGTAGTGCTAGCACATAAGCATCTGAGCTTGTGGCCTCTGGCAACAATATTTTTCCTGCAAGTGCAATTGGTATTAGAAAAATAGTCATACCAAATAAATAAAGTGGAAATAGCCACCTTGCGGTTTTGAGTTCACCCTCACCATTTTGTTCAACAAAGTTCATGTGAAATTGGCGTGGCAATACAAACATAGAGCAAACGCCAAGGGCTACGTGTGACAAATAAACCCAAGGCGCGCTATCGGCATAAATAACGTTTCTGGCGCTGTCATTTGATGCGGCATTAGATATTAAATCTAACGCGCCATCGAATAGAAAGAAGCAAACAAAAATACCCACAGCCCACAGCGCAACCAGCTTGATAATTGATTCAAATGCTATG encodes:
- a CDS encoding TonB-dependent receptor → MSKSTHINSLVLPYQPYSAAVKTEQGERASVKRPMHSLCALAVASVLSTAPVFAQDEQANADAQEQKGKLERIEVTARRTVESLQETPVAITSVGAAELGEKGISVLTEVQQFSPNTTLQTSRGTNSTLTAFIRGLGQQDPLWGYEPGVGIYVDDVYIARPQGAVLDLLDVQRIEVLRGPQGTLYGKNTIGGAVKYVTKEMTGDTQMNVEATVGSYSQRDIKITGQIPLIEDTIYLGVGYANLNRDGFGEYLVSALPNQDKENYNKDLWAARVTLEVHPSEDLFFRIGWDKTEDTSNAKGGYRLIPSILTDAPVPDSVYDSYTSLPTWNKVELEGYNWLARYQVNDDLELKYIGSHRESYSPTNIDFDNTPLPIFDVPAEYDDSNDTHEIQANYIGNAFSLVSGLYFYDGESCGNFDAILGVLGQSLGAPGLTREVTGCNNSESWAAYAQMNYDVTDKLSLSLGARYTDEEKTAYVNNGLVFANVYPYTDWIDGYVRPDGQLVPQVLGTDTDGDDVLDAPAVESWSRFTPRVGVEYQMNRDTMFFASYSQGFKSGTFNPRAQTNEPGVEPEVVDSFEVGVKSDLSDALRMNVTLFSYDHKDRQYIGVEGDLSDPTALDQRLRNAAETAAKGAELEMTWVATDNLQFDVAYGFIDFEIKKNNAIPPLIGLASTPENTFNFNANYLLETSFGDITFNANYYYRDDYLIFETSDLIKQDAYGMVNLSARWESVEGDWYAGLHVKNLTDEEYLVGGYDFVTQDSEGNFGPGLGGDTTLIGYYGDPRTVHLTVGYRF
- a CDS encoding response regulator; this encodes MSVKILIADDHPLFRAAMCHALKSVEHIELVETSTFPDTLACLKSNDDIDLLFLDLTMPGNEGLNGLAEVHALYPDVLVVVITAQEEADVMAKSFALGASGFIPKSASVECIIDAVYTVLDGETWIPPSVQMPTVPSQNSAASNTDSVSDPNDFTVRLKQLTPHQLKVLRMVSDGLLNKQIAYELAISESTVKQHVSAVLRKLGVINRTKAGIAFKNAMHLS
- a CDS encoding aspartyl protease family protein produces the protein MKRFSLFIFLLLSSCQVFGAATQWVDFTLDNGHVFLPVTIDGIESRVMLDSGAQINSINRAFVRKHDLAFDKGRPVNVKGVYGVEKRKAYNNVDVKIFGTTFKLDSLVETNLGHHSNGMLLGAGFFNSFVVQLDYPHRKIRLVTRDSVNMKEVANVPATTQQGTGMPIAQVEINGVPLWLRIDTGNAGTILINRRAASKADLLEKVEGTSTSFGANSSGVNEFATSDMVKFGPFEISNVKVSFPAEGQTTNLESQYKRTGSRIGGKRVVGLIGYDLLKDFVVTLDYRYGRLHINVPQ
- a CDS encoding sodium:solute symporter family transporter, whose translation is MLSIWTVGTIVGIYLIALFALAFWGDKRLRDNRQHPVLYSLGLGVHCTSWAFFGTTSQAAQYGWAIIPTYLGIMLTMAFAFPVVLRISRVCQQHNISSLADLISLKYQHSHLIAALITLLCFFGVVPYIALQLDAITKSINLLTGEPQTTTPWLSIYVAGLLAIFAITFGTRTLNLTDKHPGLLLTIAFESIIKLVALWAVGIFVCFFLFDGALDLISNAASNDSARNVIYADSAPWVYLSHVALGVCSMFVLPRQFHMNFVEQNGEGELKTARWLFPLYLFGMTIFLIPIALAGKILLPEATSSDAYVLALPLHAENIALSSFAFIGGLSATTSMVIVATLALGIMISNNVVTPLWLKAQLKTSPNRSMQSNKILSIRRITVVVVLSIALWYHLNISQAAPLVKSGVIAIALLAQCMPVLMFGIYWRRSSKAAAISALLVGSTCWAIFLLYPSLLSSYYFNPAPTDQVLGLGFAFSLLANCMTFVVVAFISSQHESNQTDATLQNNSAPNLLVKVRDLIALTERVLESSTHSQLVTQLTIDVERASSSGYASQALINRVNKLLAAQVGAPSARILLGAIADTGSDTLPELVDWVEEASQSFQFNHEVLQSSVQNIEQGISVLDDKLQLLAWNDRYVELFAYPKGFLKAGMPITDILSYNAKRGLFSPSSIDKRVSYMLEGTRHKHIRKQPDGKVIELNGAPLPGGGYVTTYSDITQYIAIQKELESAKEDLEARVVQRTAELEEAKLQADKANESKTKFLAAAGHDLMQPFNAATLFASMLSKRTQGSELAALSEGVVNSLDNAQSLLSMLLDMTRLDAGVLTPQNAVFPIDEILSSLVQEFSVIAKQKGVTLRYVKTSVMVYSDKNLLRRVLQNLLSNAVRYTPKGSILVGVRRIQTANSEKAIRLCVYDTGLGIAAHQQHEIFSEFHQLDNNKNEGIGLGLTIVEKICRLLGHQVGLTSLPGKGSCFSVTVTRTAHASGNSKQALETKRYSKELFLENTHFLLVENDEQVADAMCALLADWGANTTLITSGAEASNVSHQHFDVLIADYHLNYGESGFDVAAILSEENVSFALKVLVTANRSNEIREEAAALQFSYLPKPLKPAALKRLLKQSLSHRHEDSDSPRNYNAKRLG